Genomic segment of Oceanotoga teriensis:
TGGATCTTCAAATGCTGTTGCGAAGGTTTTAAATTATAAATTAACAAGAATGGGGTTTGCTGCTTTTTCTATTGAAGATCCTCATATGCAAGCGATATCTGCTGCAACTATGAAAACAGGAGATCTTGCAATAGGAATATCTCAATCGGGTTCTACTATAGATATAGTTGATTCTTTAACTATTGCCAAAAAACATGGTGCTACGACCGTTTGTATTACTGATCATGTTAATTCACCAATTACTAAATTTTCAGATACAGTTATACAAACATTTTCAAAAGAAAATCCCGTAAAAACAAGTGCTGGTCGTTCTATAGTTGCTCAAATATATGCAGTTGAAATATTAACAGCAATTTTAAGTTCAGTTGAATTTGAAAAAGCTCAAAAAGCAGGTCAAGAAACTGCAAAAGCTGTAGTTAACAAATTATATTGATGGGGTGAATACATGAATAATAAATACGATATTGTTGTTTTAGGTGGAGGTATTTCAGGTTTTCATGCTGCTATTGCATCATCAAGAATGGGATTAAATACTTTATTAATAGAAAAAACATCTTCTTTGGGTGGGATGGCAACAAATGGATTAGTTAATCCATATATGAAATATTGGATCGATGAAGAATATTTGGTTGGAAATATTTTTGAAGAGTTAAATAAAAAAATTGATGATTTAGGCGGTTCTTTTGAAAATACATTTGACTCAGAGTTGATGAAAGTTGCTATGAATAAGATGGTTTTAAATGAGAAAAATTTAACAGTTTTATTCAACACAATTTTAGAAGATGTTTTTATATCAAATAATAAAATAGAAAATATTTTATTGAGACATAATAATGGAGAAAAAATTAATATAAATGCTAAATTTTTTATCGATTGTTCTGGAGATTCTGTTTTGGGATTAAAAAGTAAATGTGATTTATTAATAGGAAATGATTCAAAAGAAAATCAAGCTGTTACTACAATGTTTGTAATAGGTGGAGTAGATTTTGAAAAAATACGCAATGATGTTAAACAAAATAAAGAAAATTTTTTAGCTTGGGTTGGTTATGAAATGAAAGTTATTTCTGTAGCAGGATATTTTAAAGAAATAAATCAAGCTAGAAAAGATGGAATGGATTTACCAAATGATTTATTTTTTTATGTCCAATTACCTCATGGTAATAGAGTTAGTGTAAATTCAATGGATTTATCTCACAATTCAATAAATCCTTCTGATCTATCAAAATCAACTTTAAATGGAACTATTTATGCATATAATATATATTCTTTCGCTAAAAAATATGTAAAAGGTTTTGAAAATTCATATTTAGAAAAAATAGCACCAGAAATTGGAATAAGAGAGAGTAGAAGAATAATTGGAAAATATATATTCAAAAAAGAAGATGTTCTTGAATATAAAAAATTTAAAGATGGTATTGTAAAAGGATGTTATGGCGTTGATATACATAAAAAAGATAAAAAAATAGATGAAAAAGAAAAAAAGTTTGTACCTATATATAATGATTTTTATGAAATCCCATTGAGATCTCTATTATCTAAAGATATAGAAAATCTTGGTATGGCAGGAAAAACATTTTCTTCTGATTTCGAAAGTCATTCAGCGGCAAGAATTCAACCAACATGTGCAGATATGGGACAAAAAGTTGCGGTAGCTATAGGAATACATTTAAAAGAAAACAAAAAATTTGAATATATAAGTAAAGATGAAATAATAAATAATTTAAATAGTATATCTAATTTATAAGGGGGTAAAATAATGAAAAAATTAGGGTTGGTATTATGCTTGGTTTTAGTTTGTTTATTTGCTTTTGGGAGAAAAACAAAAGTTGAATTTTGGACTATATCTTTGAGTCCTACATTTGATAATTATATAAACTCTATAATTGAAAGTTATGAAGAGAAAAATCCAAATATAGAAATTGAATGGAGTGATGTTCCTTATAGTGCATTCATGCAAAAAATAACAGCTTCTATAGCAGCTGGAAATGCTCCTGATGTTATTAATCTAAACTCCGAATGGATGTTAGATTTAGTTGGAATGGAAGCTTTAAGCCCAATTGATGATTATATATCAAAAGTTGAAAAATATAGATATTTAGAAAACCTTTGGGAAGTAGGAATGGTTGATGGAAAAACGTACTCTGTACCTTGGTATACTACACCAAATGTTTTAATATATAATAAAGAAATTTTTGAAAAATCTGGATTAGATCCAGATTCTCCTCCAACAACTTGGGAAGAGGTAGAAGAATATTGTGAAAAGATAAAACAAAATACAGATGCATATCCATTATCTACAGTTACAGATGGACATCAATTACTTCTTACAAATGGAATACCTTTAGTTACAAAAGATGGTAAAAAATCGGCTTTTAATAATTCAGAAGCTTTAGAACTATTAGAATACTATAATAGATTATATAAAAAAGGATATTTACCTAAAGATTTAGGAGATTATTCTTCAGCTGTTCAAAGATTTTCAGGAAATAATTTGGGGATGTTTGTTGTTGGAATTTCACAATTGAAAAGTATAAAACAAAATAATCCAAGTATGGTTGAAAAAATAGGAGTTTCACAATTACCATTAGGAAAAGCAAAAATTATACCAGTTACACCTATGAATTTCACAGTTCCTTATAATTCAAAAAGAAAAGAAGAAGCAGTTGACTTTATTCTTTGGATTACATCAGGATATTGGCAAGTTCAATTCGCAAAATATGCAACAGTTCTTCCATCAACTAAAATAAGTCTTGATTCTGATCCATATTTTAAATCTATGGAAGATAAAGATATTTTAATAAAGGGAGAAATTGTTGGAGCAAAAAGTCTTAAATATGGTACAGATTTAAATACTTTACACAATATTCCAGCAGATAAATATAATAGTTTTAGAAGAACCTTAAATGAAAATTATTTTATAAAAGCTATAAAAAATGAAATAGAACCTGAAGAGGCTTTAAAATTAGCAGAGATAGATTGTAATAAAATATTAGCTAATTAATAAAAGGATACCTTAAGGTATCCTTTTTTAAAAAGATTTTTGGAGGTTTTTAATATGAAAATATCAAGAAAAAAACAAACTTATATAATTGCCTTTTCTTTTTTAGTACTTCCTTTATTACTGTTAGCAGTTTTTACTTATTATCCAATGATAAGGGGTGTTGTTCTATCTTTTTCTGATTATAATATGTTCACACATAAAACTAAATGGGTAGGTTTTGAAAATTATAAATTTATTTTCAATTATAAATATTTTTATATTTCTCTTTTGAATACATTAAAGTATATGATAATAGTTCCATTTATACAATTTTTTGCGATATTATTGGCACTTTTAGTGAATCAAAAACTTCCTGGAATGAAATTATTTAGAACATTATTCTATGTACCAGTAATTACAGGAGCAGTTATTGTGTCTCTTTCTTGGAGATGGATTTTTGATGTGGATGGAATTTTAAATAATATTTTGATCAATTTCAATATTATAGATTCTCCAATAGCTTGGCTTACAAATGAAAAAACAGCTATTTATTGTGCTATGTTTGTAACTTTATGGAGAGGTATAGGATATTATATGGTTATATATATGGCTGGGTTACAAAATATT
This window contains:
- a CDS encoding MurR/RpiR family transcriptional regulator, producing the protein MTSKIVSIIESRKETLTSSEKKVAEYVLKNGIEVINMTVSEFSNVSKVSEATIIRFVKKIGFDSFQDFKLSIASDNESLKNYEDIDTTVNKDELPEDIVKKVELGIIRAIESTTSITDISKYINAVNFIRSAKRIEIYGVGSSNAVAKVLNYKLTRMGFAAFSIEDPHMQAISAATMKTGDLAIGISQSGSTIDIVDSLTIAKKHGATTVCITDHVNSPITKFSDTVIQTFSKENPVKTSAGRSIVAQIYAVEILTAILSSVEFEKAQKAGQETAKAVVNKLY
- a CDS encoding FAD-dependent oxidoreductase is translated as MNNKYDIVVLGGGISGFHAAIASSRMGLNTLLIEKTSSLGGMATNGLVNPYMKYWIDEEYLVGNIFEELNKKIDDLGGSFENTFDSELMKVAMNKMVLNEKNLTVLFNTILEDVFISNNKIENILLRHNNGEKININAKFFIDCSGDSVLGLKSKCDLLIGNDSKENQAVTTMFVIGGVDFEKIRNDVKQNKENFLAWVGYEMKVISVAGYFKEINQARKDGMDLPNDLFFYVQLPHGNRVSVNSMDLSHNSINPSDLSKSTLNGTIYAYNIYSFAKKYVKGFENSYLEKIAPEIGIRESRRIIGKYIFKKEDVLEYKKFKDGIVKGCYGVDIHKKDKKIDEKEKKFVPIYNDFYEIPLRSLLSKDIENLGMAGKTFSSDFESHSAARIQPTCADMGQKVAVAIGIHLKENKKFEYISKDEIINNLNSISNL
- a CDS encoding ABC transporter substrate-binding protein, whose amino-acid sequence is MKKLGLVLCLVLVCLFAFGRKTKVEFWTISLSPTFDNYINSIIESYEEKNPNIEIEWSDVPYSAFMQKITASIAAGNAPDVINLNSEWMLDLVGMEALSPIDDYISKVEKYRYLENLWEVGMVDGKTYSVPWYTTPNVLIYNKEIFEKSGLDPDSPPTTWEEVEEYCEKIKQNTDAYPLSTVTDGHQLLLTNGIPLVTKDGKKSAFNNSEALELLEYYNRLYKKGYLPKDLGDYSSAVQRFSGNNLGMFVVGISQLKSIKQNNPSMVEKIGVSQLPLGKAKIIPVTPMNFTVPYNSKRKEEAVDFILWITSGYWQVQFAKYATVLPSTKISLDSDPYFKSMEDKDILIKGEIVGAKSLKYGTDLNTLHNIPADKYNSFRRTLNENYFIKAIKNEIEPEEALKLAEIDCNKILAN
- a CDS encoding carbohydrate ABC transporter permease: MKISRKKQTYIIAFSFLVLPLLLLAVFTYYPMIRGVVLSFSDYNMFTHKTKWVGFENYKFIFNYKYFYISLLNTLKYMIIVPFIQFFAILLALLVNQKLPGMKLFRTLFYVPVITGAVIVSLSWRWIFDVDGILNNILINFNIIDSPIAWLTNEKTAIYCAMFVTLWRGIGYYMVIYMAGLQNIPSVLYEAAAIDGATKRQQFWKITMPLLKPTMLLAFLMSTISAVKIFEEVFLLTGGKANTSTLLFEVYNLAFTEYKFGRSSALSIILSGILIIFAIINFKFFGTGVEKDAKK